In Nitrospira sp., the following proteins share a genomic window:
- a CDS encoding efflux RND transporter periplasmic adaptor subunit, with product MTRKVIWIAGILAVGVAIGGYVFFSGERKIPVRYKTVPVEWGAIVSVVNATGTINPVTMVQVGSQVTGMVESLHADFNSVVKKNDVVARIDPFPYRARRDQASANLANAKAAVLKSKADLLQRKRELDRVQSLITQQFVSQNDVDVAVTAHEGAMAQLAVAEAAVKQAQAALEAAELDLTYTVIKAPIDGIVISRLVEVGQRINASMSIPVVFMIAQDLTKMQVNANVSEADIGGITEGKEVAFTVDAYPGQRFQGKIRQVRNSPISVQNVVTYDVVVDVDNTGLQLKPGMTANVSIVVARKDDTLKVPNSALRFVPPKMTEGAGGSSGHPGAAPLKERSGAKTVWKMNASGDPKPVAVQTGISDGLVTEITSGDLKEGDSIIVGLEALKSTRSNNLPPGFGGGGPHQPRRPGGRDRGL from the coding sequence ATGACACGGAAAGTGATTTGGATCGCTGGCATTCTCGCGGTGGGCGTGGCCATAGGGGGCTACGTATTTTTTAGCGGCGAGCGGAAGATTCCTGTCCGCTACAAGACCGTGCCGGTCGAGTGGGGCGCGATCGTGTCGGTCGTCAATGCGACCGGTACGATTAATCCTGTGACAATGGTCCAGGTCGGCAGCCAGGTGACGGGCATGGTAGAAAGCCTTCACGCGGACTTCAATTCCGTCGTGAAGAAGAACGACGTGGTCGCCCGCATCGACCCCTTCCCGTACCGTGCGCGGCGCGACCAGGCGTCGGCGAATCTGGCCAACGCTAAGGCGGCAGTGCTCAAGTCCAAGGCCGATCTCCTGCAACGCAAGCGCGAGCTTGACCGGGTGCAGTCCCTCATCACACAGCAGTTTGTTTCGCAGAACGATGTAGACGTGGCTGTGACCGCTCACGAAGGCGCGATGGCGCAACTGGCCGTGGCGGAAGCCGCGGTCAAGCAGGCACAAGCGGCGCTGGAGGCGGCCGAGCTCGACCTGACCTATACCGTCATCAAGGCACCCATCGACGGCATCGTCATCTCGCGTCTGGTCGAAGTCGGGCAGCGGATAAATGCCAGCATGTCCATCCCTGTGGTGTTCATGATCGCTCAGGATTTGACGAAGATGCAGGTGAACGCGAACGTGAGCGAGGCCGACATCGGCGGCATCACGGAAGGGAAGGAGGTTGCGTTCACGGTGGACGCCTATCCGGGCCAGCGGTTCCAGGGCAAGATCCGCCAGGTACGCAACTCGCCGATCAGCGTGCAGAACGTGGTGACCTACGACGTTGTCGTCGACGTGGATAATACGGGCCTGCAGTTGAAGCCAGGCATGACGGCGAACGTCTCCATTGTCGTCGCGCGCAAGGACGACACATTGAAAGTGCCGAACTCCGCGCTGCGCTTTGTGCCGCCCAAAATGACCGAGGGCGCGGGCGGGTCATCTGGCCATCCGGGGGCGGCGCCGCTCAAAGAGCGGAGCGGAGCGAAGACAGTCTGGAAAATGAATGCGTCCGGTGATCCGAAGCCGGTGGCGGTGCAGACTGGGATTTCTGATGGACTGGTCACCGAAATCACCAGTGGGGACCTCAAGGAGGGCGATTCCATCATCGTCGGATTGGAAGCGCTGAAGTCCACGCGGTCGAATAATCTACCTCCGGGGTTCGGTGGCGGGGGGCCGCATCAACCGCGGCGGCCAGGCGGACGGGATCGCGGGTTGTGA
- a CDS encoding undecaprenyl-diphosphate phosphatase — protein sequence MNVWGPELAVILGIVEGLTEFLPISSTGHLILIGHWLGFTGETAASVAISIQLGAILAVVVYERQKLSAFFSQALTEQASLRASCGTTGWMDALTQSMTQHRNLWFLIGLFVAFLPAAVLGLLSHHWIETHLFNPRTVAIASIIGGGIIMGVEALKLNPRVTQLGQVGVRTAFWVGVAQCVALIPGASRSGATIIGALLQGMDRKTATEYSFFLALPTLIAATGYKLLKSAATFSSHDLMALGLGMIVAFFVAWAVIAGFLTFVQRHSLMVFAYYRIAMGALVLWIIP from the coding sequence ATGAATGTGTGGGGGCCGGAACTGGCTGTCATTCTCGGGATTGTTGAAGGACTCACCGAATTCCTGCCGATTTCTTCCACCGGCCATTTGATTCTCATCGGGCACTGGCTGGGTTTTACCGGCGAGACCGCGGCGAGCGTCGCGATTTCCATCCAACTGGGCGCAATCCTGGCCGTGGTCGTCTACGAGCGACAGAAACTGTCCGCTTTTTTCTCGCAGGCCCTAACGGAGCAGGCGTCGCTCAGAGCATCGTGCGGGACGACCGGTTGGATGGACGCGCTCACACAATCAATGACCCAGCACCGGAACCTCTGGTTTCTGATCGGCCTCTTCGTGGCCTTTCTCCCCGCAGCCGTCCTCGGTCTGCTAAGCCACCACTGGATTGAGACCCATCTGTTTAATCCGCGCACCGTTGCCATCGCCTCCATCATAGGCGGGGGCATCATCATGGGCGTGGAGGCGCTGAAACTCAACCCGCGCGTAACCCAGTTGGGGCAGGTCGGCGTGCGGACGGCTTTCTGGGTCGGCGTGGCCCAGTGCGTCGCCCTGATCCCTGGCGCCTCCCGTTCCGGCGCCACGATCATCGGCGCCCTGCTGCAAGGCATGGACCGCAAGACCGCAACGGAATACTCCTTTTTTCTGGCCCTACCGACATTGATCGCCGCAACCGGCTACAAGCTGTTGAAATCGGCAGCCACGTTTTCCTCGCACGACCTGATGGCGCTTGGGCTGGGCATGATCGTCGCGTTCTTCGTGGCTTGGGCGGTCATCGCCGGCTTCCTGACCTTTGTCCAGCGGCACAGCTTGATGGTCTTTGCCTATTACCGCATCGCCATGGGCGCACTAGTACTCTGGATCATTCCGTAG
- the lspA gene encoding signal peptidase II: MRALLELPAGGWDVHGSSDPLRPLRGGNPVSKPTARYVLLGLVSVITVLLDQATKLQITQSMRLHESIPVVPDFFSITYIRNPGAAFGILASSSSGFRLAFFGVTSILALVLLSTIFVRLKPTHWIGQLSVAAVFGGAIGNLLDRVRFGEVIDFLDIYLGAYHWPAFNVADAAISAGVCFLVYHLAFEKHEAEPAPQQLKN, encoded by the coding sequence ATGCGAGCGCTGCTGGAACTACCGGCCGGCGGTTGGGACGTTCATGGATCATCCGACCCTCTGCGACCGCTGCGTGGAGGTAATCCAGTGAGTAAGCCGACGGCCCGTTACGTGCTGCTGGGGTTGGTCAGCGTCATCACCGTGTTGCTCGATCAGGCGACGAAACTCCAGATCACGCAGTCCATGCGGCTGCACGAGTCCATTCCGGTGGTGCCAGATTTCTTCAGCATCACCTACATCCGCAACCCCGGCGCGGCCTTTGGCATTCTGGCGTCCAGCAGCAGCGGGTTTCGGCTGGCCTTTTTTGGGGTGACGTCCATCCTTGCGCTGGTTTTATTGAGCACGATCTTCGTACGGCTAAAGCCCACGCATTGGATCGGGCAGCTCAGCGTGGCGGCGGTCTTCGGAGGGGCGATTGGAAATTTATTGGACCGTGTGCGGTTCGGCGAAGTGATCGACTTTCTGGATATCTACCTTGGTGCGTATCACTGGCCGGCCTTCAATGTGGCCGATGCGGCCATCAGTGCCGGCGTCTGCTTCCTGGTCTATCATTTGGCTTTCGAGAAGCACGAAGCAGAGCCCGCGCCACAACAGTTGAAGAATTAG
- the ileS gene encoding isoleucine--tRNA ligase: MDYKATLNLPKTDFPMKANLPQREPEMLARWEEERLYEKIQHAGKGRPLFVLHDGPPYANGRIHIGHALNKILKDIIIKSKTMAGFHVPYVPGWDCHGLPIEHQVLKELGDKKKDLDATAIRKLCHDYAEKYVAIQRDEFKRLGVLGDWGHPYLTMNPGYEATILREFGKFVAKGCVYKGLKPVLWCTQDQTALAEAEVEYENHTSPSVYVKFPLVDGPATVEKKIGVALSGVNTLSVVIWTTTPWTLPANQAVCLHPEFDYAVVKVGSEAYVIAKPLVDAFAKACAVSDFTVLGAKKGQVFQGLGAKRPLTDGISPVLLGNFVTLEQGTGCVHIAPGHGMEDYILVLEHNAVAPKAEQLEILAPVDNAGRFTARVNDFTGQHVFKANPAIVETLKSKGVLLGSDSLSHSYPHCWRCKQPVIFRATEQWFVSMEKNDLRKKTLGVIDEMAARRGWIPPWGRDRIFGMIENRPDWCLSRQRSWGVPIPGFTCKACKKVLADQRLIEHVAGLVEQQGADVWFQKTAAELLPAGTVCSCGGKEFEKEKDILDVWFESGVSFAAVLKPHQWWPAGLYLEGSDQHRGWFHSTLLAGMTTDGQPPYKAVLTHGFVVDGAGKKMSKSVGNVVAPQDVIKQSGAEILRLWVAAQDYREDLRISQEILGHLVEAYRKIRNTCRFLLSNLYDFDPARDRVAYEKLPELDRWALLRLGELIPKVQTAYDAYEFHTIFHTLNNFCAVDLSAVYLDILKDRLYTFRKDAHERRSSQTVLYDVVVALTKLMAPVLSFTADEIWQMLPEAARKEAASVHLASFPEASPKWTDGKPAKELAAQWEKLLEVRVDVQAKLEIQRKDKTIGSSLEAEVLIEANPDKFKLLDRHKDILPSLFIVSQVNLKPVTNLPLKPDFAVTIIKAKGSKCERCWNYRPAVGTFMDHPTLCDRCVEVIQ, translated from the coding sequence ATGGACTATAAAGCGACCCTCAACCTGCCCAAGACTGACTTCCCGATGAAGGCGAACCTGCCGCAGCGGGAACCCGAGATGCTCGCGCGTTGGGAGGAGGAGCGGCTCTACGAGAAGATTCAGCATGCGGGGAAAGGCCGTCCGCTGTTTGTACTGCACGACGGGCCACCCTACGCGAACGGCCGTATTCATATCGGCCATGCGCTGAACAAAATCCTCAAAGACATCATCATCAAGTCGAAAACAATGGCTGGTTTCCACGTGCCCTATGTCCCGGGCTGGGACTGCCACGGTCTACCGATCGAACATCAAGTGCTGAAAGAGTTAGGCGACAAGAAAAAAGACCTGGATGCCACGGCGATCCGCAAGCTCTGCCACGACTACGCTGAGAAATATGTCGCGATCCAGCGCGACGAGTTCAAGCGTCTGGGTGTGCTGGGCGACTGGGGCCATCCCTATTTGACGATGAACCCGGGCTACGAGGCGACAATTTTGCGCGAGTTCGGCAAGTTTGTCGCAAAGGGCTGTGTGTACAAGGGCCTCAAGCCAGTTCTCTGGTGTACACAGGACCAGACCGCGCTGGCGGAAGCGGAAGTGGAGTACGAGAATCACACCTCGCCGTCGGTTTATGTGAAGTTTCCGCTCGTGGATGGCCCGGCAACTGTCGAAAAAAAGATCGGCGTTGCACTCTCCGGCGTCAACACACTCTCCGTGGTCATCTGGACCACCACGCCCTGGACGCTTCCTGCTAATCAGGCCGTCTGTCTCCATCCGGAGTTCGACTATGCCGTGGTAAAGGTTGGCAGCGAGGCCTACGTCATCGCCAAGCCACTGGTGGATGCATTTGCCAAGGCCTGTGCGGTGTCGGATTTCACGGTGTTGGGGGCAAAAAAGGGACAGGTATTTCAGGGGCTCGGAGCAAAGCGTCCGCTGACGGATGGCATTTCACCGGTGCTGCTTGGCAACTTCGTCACTTTGGAGCAAGGCACCGGCTGTGTGCACATCGCGCCCGGGCACGGCATGGAGGACTATATCCTTGTGCTGGAGCATAACGCCGTCGCGCCAAAGGCGGAGCAGTTGGAAATCCTTGCACCGGTCGACAACGCGGGACGCTTTACTGCGCGCGTAAACGACTTCACGGGCCAGCATGTTTTTAAGGCCAATCCTGCGATTGTTGAAACGCTCAAGTCGAAAGGCGTACTGCTGGGATCGGACAGCCTGAGCCATTCCTATCCACATTGTTGGCGATGCAAGCAGCCGGTGATCTTCCGTGCGACGGAGCAGTGGTTCGTTTCGATGGAGAAAAACGATCTTCGGAAAAAGACCCTTGGCGTCATTGATGAGATGGCCGCGCGCAGGGGCTGGATTCCGCCCTGGGGGCGCGATCGCATTTTCGGCATGATCGAGAACCGGCCAGACTGGTGCCTCTCGCGTCAGCGGTCCTGGGGCGTACCGATTCCTGGATTCACATGCAAAGCCTGCAAAAAAGTTTTGGCTGATCAAAGACTGATCGAGCATGTGGCCGGCTTGGTTGAGCAGCAGGGCGCAGATGTCTGGTTCCAGAAAACAGCGGCTGAACTGCTGCCTGCTGGAACGGTCTGTTCGTGTGGGGGAAAGGAGTTTGAAAAGGAGAAAGACATTCTCGATGTCTGGTTCGAGTCGGGTGTGAGCTTTGCGGCCGTGCTCAAACCACATCAGTGGTGGCCAGCGGGCCTCTATCTGGAAGGCTCGGATCAGCATCGCGGCTGGTTCCACAGCACGCTACTCGCCGGCATGACGACGGACGGTCAGCCGCCCTACAAAGCGGTGCTCACCCACGGTTTTGTCGTGGATGGAGCGGGAAAGAAAATGTCCAAGTCGGTCGGTAACGTGGTGGCACCACAGGACGTCATCAAGCAATCCGGAGCGGAAATTCTCCGGCTCTGGGTCGCCGCGCAGGATTACCGGGAAGACCTCCGCATCTCACAGGAGATCCTAGGCCATCTCGTTGAGGCCTATCGCAAGATCCGCAATACCTGCCGGTTTCTGCTGAGCAATCTCTACGACTTTGATCCGGCTCGGGACCGGGTGGCCTACGAGAAGCTTCCGGAATTAGATCGCTGGGCACTACTGCGACTGGGCGAACTGATTCCAAAAGTCCAAACGGCCTACGACGCTTATGAATTCCACACCATCTTCCACACGCTGAATAATTTCTGCGCGGTAGATTTGAGTGCCGTCTATCTCGATATTCTGAAAGACCGGCTCTACACCTTCCGCAAGGACGCGCACGAGCGGCGTAGCTCGCAGACCGTCTTGTATGATGTGGTGGTGGCGCTAACGAAGCTCATGGCACCAGTGCTGAGCTTCACGGCAGATGAAATCTGGCAGATGTTGCCAGAGGCGGCACGCAAGGAGGCGGCCAGCGTGCATTTGGCATCGTTCCCGGAGGCCTCTCCGAAATGGACAGATGGTAAGCCAGCCAAGGAACTTGCAGCGCAGTGGGAGAAACTGTTGGAAGTTCGAGTTGACGTACAGGCCAAATTGGAAATCCAACGCAAGGACAAAACTATTGGGTCCTCACTGGAAGCGGAAGTGCTGATTGAAGCTAATCCAGACAAATTTAAACTTCTGGACCGTCATAAAGATATTCTCCCGAGTTTGTTCATTGTGTCACAGGTTAATCTGAAGCCAGTCACAAATCTGCCACTCAAGCCAGACTTTGCTGTCACAATCATTAAGGCTAAAGGCAGCAAATGCGAGCGCTGCTGGAACTACCGGCCGGCGGTTGGGACGTTCATGGATCATCCGACCCTCTGCGACCGCTGCGTGGAGGTAATCCAGTGA
- the nadA gene encoding quinolinate synthase NadA, whose amino-acid sequence MKAITSEPRTIAEYQGRSAEELFQRTAEAKRALGDRVMVLGHNYQRDEVIVHADFRGDSLKLAQIAERQSDRPYVVFCGVHFMAETADILSRSNQTVILPDMAAGCSMADMAAIEQVDQCWDELGRVIPVEETVLPAVYVNSAAVLKAFCGEHGGITCTSSNARAVIEWAWARREKILFFPDEHLGRNTANKMGLPREEMIVWDPFQPRGGNSVEAIRRAKLILWKGHCSVHQMFQPAHVDYFRKQYPGIKVIVHPECHEDVVNKADQVGSTEFIIRTVTAAPAGTAWAVGTELNLVNRLKKEQPDKHVYFLSSTVCQCATMFRIDAPHLCWAMENLASGHVANSIVVPDDEKRWAKVALDRMMAIS is encoded by the coding sequence GTGAAGGCCATCACCTCTGAGCCGCGAACCATCGCTGAATATCAAGGACGTTCCGCTGAAGAACTCTTCCAGCGAACCGCCGAGGCCAAGCGCGCGCTCGGCGACCGCGTGATGGTCCTTGGCCACAACTACCAGCGCGACGAAGTTATTGTGCATGCAGATTTTCGTGGCGACTCCCTCAAGCTGGCCCAGATCGCCGAGCGGCAATCCGACCGTCCGTACGTCGTCTTCTGCGGCGTCCATTTCATGGCCGAAACGGCTGATATTCTCAGCCGCTCCAATCAAACCGTGATCCTGCCGGACATGGCTGCCGGCTGCTCCATGGCCGATATGGCGGCAATCGAGCAGGTAGACCAGTGTTGGGACGAACTCGGCCGCGTGATTCCGGTCGAAGAGACCGTCCTGCCGGCGGTCTATGTGAATTCTGCGGCAGTGCTTAAGGCGTTCTGTGGCGAGCACGGCGGTATCACCTGCACGTCATCTAATGCGCGCGCGGTGATCGAGTGGGCCTGGGCGCGCCGCGAAAAGATTTTGTTCTTTCCCGATGAACATCTTGGCCGCAACACGGCCAATAAGATGGGCCTACCGCGCGAGGAGATGATTGTGTGGGATCCGTTCCAGCCCCGCGGCGGCAACAGCGTGGAGGCGATCAGGCGCGCGAAGCTCATTCTCTGGAAGGGGCATTGCAGCGTGCACCAGATGTTCCAGCCGGCGCACGTGGACTATTTCCGTAAACAATATCCTGGCATCAAGGTGATCGTACACCCGGAATGCCACGAAGATGTCGTCAACAAGGCTGATCAGGTTGGCTCGACGGAGTTTATCATCCGCACAGTCACGGCTGCGCCGGCTGGCACCGCCTGGGCGGTCGGGACGGAATTGAACCTGGTCAACCGACTCAAGAAAGAGCAGCCCGACAAGCACGTCTACTTCCTCTCTTCCACAGTCTGCCAGTGCGCTACCATGTTCCGCATCGATGCGCCTCACCTCTGCTGGGCGATGGAAAACCTGGCCAGCGGGCATGTCGCCAATTCCATCGTGGTGCCGGATGACGAGAAACGCTGGGCCAAGGTTGCGCTTGACCGCATGATGGCGATTAGCTAA
- the thiC gene encoding phosphomethylpyrimidine synthase ThiC, translated as MSLTGNGSNGHKGNGSGHTPTASLTTTPFPASRKVHVDGTRGVRVPMREISLTPTRSTNGDAPVPNSPVTVYDTSGPYTDPAATIDARKGLAPLRWQWILNRTDVEQLTNVSSEYGRLRAADPKLNELRFQHIRKPLRAKHGMNVSQLHYARKGIITPEMEFIAIRENQSREFALELIARNGHGGGVAQHPGQSWGAKIPDRITPEFVRDEVARGRAIIPANINHPESEPMIIGRNFLVKINANIGNSAVASSIEEEVQKMIWAIRWGSDTVMDLSTGKNIHETREWIIRNSPVPIGTVPIYQALEKVGGKAEDLTWEIYRDTLIEQAEQGVDYFTIHAGVRLRYVPMTAKRMTGIVSRGGSIHAKWCLAHHEENFAYTHFEDICEIMKAYDVSFSLGDGLRPGSIADANDDAQFAELETLGELTQIAWRHDVQVMIEGPGHVPMHLIQVNMEKQLKECHEAPFYTLGPLTTDIAPGYDHITSGIGAAMIGWYGCAMLCYVTPKEHLGLPDKEDVKVGVVTYKIAAHAADLAKGHPGAQARDNALSKARFEFRWEDQFNLSLDPDTAKDFHDATLPDNAAKVSHFCSMCGPHFCSMKITQDVRDYAAKKQLDEQQAIQIGMKEKSDEFKKTGAEIYR; from the coding sequence ATGAGTCTCACGGGAAACGGCTCCAACGGCCACAAGGGGAATGGCAGCGGCCACACCCCCACCGCCTCTCTGACAACGACCCCCTTCCCAGCCTCTCGAAAGGTCCATGTGGACGGCACACGCGGTGTCCGCGTGCCGATGCGCGAAATTAGCCTGACTCCGACCCGTTCGACCAACGGCGACGCGCCGGTGCCCAATTCCCCAGTCACCGTCTACGATACGTCCGGTCCCTACACGGACCCGGCCGCGACGATCGATGCCCGCAAGGGCCTCGCGCCTCTGCGCTGGCAATGGATTCTGAATCGCACCGACGTGGAACAATTGACCAATGTGTCATCTGAATATGGCCGACTGCGTGCGGCGGACCCCAAACTGAACGAACTGCGGTTCCAGCACATTCGCAAGCCGCTGCGCGCCAAGCACGGCATGAATGTTTCCCAGTTGCACTATGCCCGCAAAGGCATCATTACGCCGGAGATGGAGTTCATCGCGATTCGTGAAAATCAATCGCGCGAGTTCGCCCTTGAGCTAATCGCTAGAAACGGACACGGCGGCGGTGTTGCGCAGCATCCTGGCCAATCATGGGGCGCCAAAATTCCAGATAGGATCACACCTGAGTTCGTGCGCGACGAGGTCGCCCGGGGCCGCGCGATCATCCCGGCCAACATCAACCACCCAGAAAGCGAGCCGATGATCATCGGCCGCAATTTTCTCGTCAAGATCAACGCCAATATCGGGAACTCAGCCGTCGCCTCTTCGATTGAAGAAGAAGTCCAAAAGATGATCTGGGCCATCCGCTGGGGTTCGGACACGGTGATGGACCTCTCCACCGGCAAAAACATTCACGAAACCCGCGAATGGATCATCCGCAACTCCCCCGTGCCCATCGGGACCGTGCCGATCTATCAGGCGCTGGAGAAAGTCGGCGGTAAGGCAGAAGACCTGACTTGGGAAATTTACCGTGACACGCTGATCGAGCAGGCTGAGCAAGGCGTGGACTATTTCACAATTCACGCGGGGGTGCGCCTGCGTTACGTACCGATGACCGCGAAGCGGATGACCGGCATCGTCTCTCGTGGCGGGTCCATCCACGCCAAGTGGTGCCTTGCGCATCACGAGGAGAATTTCGCCTACACGCACTTCGAAGATATTTGTGAGATCATGAAGGCCTACGACGTCTCCTTCAGCCTCGGGGACGGCCTACGCCCGGGCTCCATTGCTGACGCCAACGACGACGCGCAGTTTGCCGAACTGGAAACGCTGGGTGAACTCACCCAGATCGCCTGGCGCCACGATGTACAGGTAATGATCGAGGGCCCCGGCCACGTTCCGATGCATCTCATTCAGGTCAACATGGAGAAGCAGCTCAAGGAATGCCACGAGGCGCCCTTCTACACGCTGGGGCCGCTGACCACGGATATCGCTCCGGGCTACGATCACATCACGTCCGGCATCGGCGCTGCGATGATTGGCTGGTACGGCTGCGCGATGCTCTGCTACGTGACGCCGAAAGAACATTTGGGCTTGCCGGACAAAGAAGACGTGAAGGTCGGCGTCGTCACCTATAAGATCGCAGCCCACGCCGCCGATCTCGCCAAGGGACATCCGGGCGCGCAGGCGCGGGACAACGCCCTTTCTAAAGCTCGGTTTGAGTTCCGATGGGAGGATCAGTTTAATTTGTCGCTGGACCCGGACACGGCGAAGGATTTCCATGACGCCACTCTGCCAGACAACGCAGCGAAGGTGTCACATTTCTGCTCCATGTGCGGTCCGCATTTCTGCTCGATGAAGATCACGCAGGACGTGCGGGACTATGCCGCAAAGAAGCAACTCGACGAGCAGCAAGCCATCCAGATCGGCATGAAGGAAAAGTCGGACGAATTTAAAAAAACCGGTGCGGAAATTTACCGTTGA